One Candidatus Devosia phytovorans genomic window carries:
- a CDS encoding type II toxin-antitoxin system RelE/ParE family toxin, with product MLLVRWRSEALDDLLGITTYIAQFDEMAALKVQARIEASVMSLVEHPFLGRPGRRAGTRELLAHPNYLVIYAVGPDTIEVTSVVHTRREYP from the coding sequence ATGCTGCTTGTCCGCTGGCGATCCGAAGCGCTGGATGACCTGCTTGGTATCACGACCTATATAGCGCAATTTGACGAGATGGCCGCGCTGAAGGTGCAGGCCCGGATTGAGGCTTCTGTGATGTCGCTCGTCGAGCACCCATTTCTGGGCCGGCCTGGCCGGCGCGCGGGGACACGTGAACTATTGGCGCACCCCAATTATCTGGTGATCTACGCCGTCGGTCCTGACACCATTGAGGTCACTTCGGTGGTGCATACGCGCCGCGAATACCCCTGA
- a CDS encoding acyl-CoA dehydrogenase — MTLLLIILSLVVFAALAMRESPLWQWGVATVAIALVSGLYFPESGIGYGLGAGSWLLLVIGLVMLVLSIAAIRKAVLMVPIYGAVKSILPRVSRTEQEALDAGTVGWDAELFSGRPDWSKLNDIRPLTLTPEEQAFLDNQTNVACSMIDDWDIRNNRADLSPELWQYFKDEGFLGMLIAKEHGGLGFSAQAQSMIVSKIASRSVAAGITVMVPNSLGPGELLEKYGTPEQKQKYLHRLARGQEVPCFALTGVHSGSDAGGMRDIGVVTKGQWNGEEVLGVKLSFDKRYITLAPIATLVGLAFILKDPDNLLGRGNDIGITLALVPHDHKGMEIGRRHFPARQAFMNGPVRGKDVFIPMDFLIGGTSYAGQGWRMLMECLSTGRAISLPAIGTTSIKQTLRATSAYARVRRQFGIPVGIMEGVAEPLGEMIKRAYTFEAARRLTASMVDEGQRPAVIAGLLKYIATEAMRDSMDDAFDIHGGRAIQDGPGNYLFGAYQALPVAITVEGANILTRTLMTFAQGVLRAHPFLLKEVQAAQNKDRKEGLDQFDLAFGGHAKFMLRNIAASFLHGVSNGAFASTPNQGPMAQWYRKLHRYSQAFALTADWTTVFLGGALKRKQKISGRMADILGDLYMMSATLRRFEDEGRLAEDRELVDAIMADRIAIMERTFGEVFANFPNPLFAWAMRVLCFPLGRHAKPASDRVNYRFVRSVLRPGAFRDRLTTGTYVSFDPNDITGVLEDAFIKVTEAEEIEARFVKAARKGVIERRLDRDPFADAVAAGVLNDNEAGIMRAADEATERVVKVDDFASDELTAPAKHRIAAE, encoded by the coding sequence GTGACATTACTTCTGATCATCCTCAGCCTTGTCGTCTTTGCCGCTCTGGCAATGCGGGAAAGCCCGCTGTGGCAGTGGGGAGTGGCGACTGTGGCCATCGCACTGGTGTCCGGGCTGTATTTTCCCGAGAGCGGGATTGGCTATGGTCTGGGTGCGGGTAGCTGGCTGCTGCTGGTGATCGGCCTAGTGATGCTGGTGCTGAGCATTGCGGCGATCCGCAAGGCTGTGTTGATGGTGCCGATCTATGGCGCGGTCAAATCCATTCTGCCCAGGGTTAGCCGCACCGAGCAGGAAGCGCTCGATGCCGGCACCGTTGGATGGGACGCGGAGCTGTTTTCGGGTCGACCGGACTGGAGCAAGCTCAATGATATCCGTCCGCTGACGCTGACGCCGGAGGAGCAGGCGTTCCTGGACAACCAGACCAATGTCGCCTGTTCGATGATCGACGACTGGGACATTCGCAACAATCGCGCGGATCTCTCGCCCGAGCTCTGGCAATATTTCAAGGACGAAGGGTTCCTGGGCATGCTGATTGCCAAGGAGCATGGGGGCCTGGGCTTTTCGGCGCAGGCGCAGTCGATGATCGTCTCCAAGATCGCCAGCCGTTCGGTGGCGGCGGGGATTACGGTCATGGTGCCCAATTCGCTCGGGCCGGGCGAGCTTTTGGAAAAATACGGCACGCCGGAGCAGAAGCAGAAATATCTGCATCGTCTGGCGCGAGGGCAGGAGGTGCCGTGCTTTGCGCTGACCGGCGTGCATTCGGGTTCCGATGCCGGCGGCATGCGCGATATCGGCGTGGTGACCAAGGGTCAGTGGAATGGCGAAGAGGTGCTGGGCGTCAAGCTGAGCTTTGACAAGCGTTATATCACCCTAGCACCGATCGCGACGCTGGTGGGGCTGGCCTTCATTCTCAAGGATCCGGATAATTTGCTGGGCCGTGGCAATGATATCGGCATCACGCTGGCGCTGGTGCCGCATGACCATAAGGGCATGGAGATCGGGCGACGGCATTTCCCGGCGCGGCAGGCCTTCATGAATGGGCCCGTGCGGGGCAAGGACGTGTTCATTCCGATGGATTTCCTGATCGGCGGCACGAGCTATGCCGGACAGGGCTGGCGGATGCTGATGGAATGTCTCTCGACCGGGCGCGCGATTTCGTTGCCGGCGATCGGCACGACTTCGATCAAGCAGACGCTGCGGGCGACGTCGGCCTATGCGCGCGTGCGGCGGCAATTCGGCATTCCGGTCGGCATTATGGAAGGCGTAGCCGAACCGCTGGGCGAGATGATCAAGCGGGCCTATACGTTCGAGGCGGCGCGGCGGCTGACAGCATCGATGGTAGACGAAGGACAGCGGCCGGCGGTGATCGCGGGCCTGCTCAAATATATTGCCACCGAGGCCATGCGCGACAGCATGGACGATGCCTTCGACATTCACGGTGGCCGCGCCATCCAGGACGGGCCGGGCAATTACCTGTTTGGCGCCTATCAGGCGCTGCCGGTGGCGATCACGGTGGAAGGCGCCAATATCCTGACGCGCACGCTGATGACCTTTGCGCAGGGCGTGCTGCGGGCGCATCCCTTCCTGCTCAAGGAAGTGCAGGCGGCGCAGAACAAAGACCGCAAGGAAGGGCTCGATCAGTTCGACCTGGCTTTTGGCGGGCATGCGAAGTTCATGCTGCGCAATATTGCGGCGAGCTTCCTGCATGGCGTGTCGAACGGCGCTTTTGCCTCGACGCCAAACCAGGGGCCGATGGCGCAATGGTATCGCAAGCTGCATCGCTACTCGCAGGCCTTTGCGCTGACAGCAGACTGGACCACGGTGTTCCTGGGCGGAGCGCTCAAGCGCAAGCAGAAGATCTCGGGCCGCATGGCCGATATCCTGGGCGATCTCTACATGATGTCGGCAACGCTGCGGCGTTTCGAGGACGAGGGGCGGCTGGCCGAGGATCGCGAGCTGGTCGATGCCATCATGGCGGACCGGATCGCCATTATGGAGCGGACCTTTGGCGAGGTGTTCGCCAATTTCCCCAATCCCTTGTTTGCCTGGGCGATGCGCGTGTTGTGCTTCCCGCTGGGGCGGCATGCGAAGCCGGCCAGCGACCGGGTGAACTATCGTTTCGTGCGCTCGGTTCTGCGGCCCGGGGCTTTCCGCGACCGGCTGACGACGGGGACCTATGTGTCATTCGATCCCAACGACATCACCGGCGTGCTGGAAGATGCCTTCATCAAGGTGACGGAGGCGGAGGAAATCGAGGCGCGCTTCGTCAAGGCGGCGCGCAAGGGCGTGATCGAGCGGCGGCTGGACCGCGATCCGTTTGCCGATGCGGTGGCGGCGGGCGTGCTCAACGACAATGAAGCGGGCATCATGCGGGCGGCGGACGAGGCAACCGAGCGCGTGGTGAAGGTGGATGACTTCGCCAGCGACGAGCTGACGGCGCCCGCGAAACATCGCATCGCGGCGGAGTGA
- a CDS encoding 3-hydroxyacyl-CoA dehydrogenase NAD-binding domain-containing protein, protein MIQPSMPETKNWRFHRDVENLGWLTINTPGPVNTLSREAIAELEVLVARFEELGQSGELVGVILLSGKDSGFIAGADISEFDAMSDFSVLPDALKRTHALLARIEGLKIPFVAGIHGFCLGGGLELALACHYRVAVNDDKTRIGFPEVGLGIFPGFGGTGRSIRQAGPVDAMQIMLTGKMLRAGAARGLNLVDKLVRHRDMLRWEARKAVLQKRKSGEAGFAKKVMALGPIRAYVAKKMREGAGKKARPEHYPAPYALIDLFEKHGDDWKAMIAGEVDAFVPLMGSDTATNLRRVFFASEGLKKQGAKGVKFARVHVIGAGVMGGDIAAWCALRGMSVTLQDLDMARIQPALDRGKKLFKKRLKKKREVDAAVMRLEADPEGKGVSRADVIIEAVVEKLEVKQSIFGGLEDRLKPGAILATNTSSIELERIAEKLKAPERLIGLHFFNPVAQLPLVEVIRSTFNTDAEIGKGAAFALAIGKSPVVVKSAPGFLVNRVLMPYMLGAVERVERGESRELLDAAAVAFGMPMGPIELMDTVGLDVGKSVATELGHAVPEGSQFDQLVKAGKLGRKTGEGFYKWVDGKAQKGETPAHADLAGLGRELVKPLVDMTEVVVAEGVVANAGLADIGVIMGTGFAPFLGGPLKARMDGRA, encoded by the coding sequence ATGATCCAGCCAAGCATGCCGGAGACCAAGAACTGGCGCTTTCACCGCGACGTCGAGAACCTGGGCTGGCTGACGATCAATACGCCGGGTCCGGTCAATACGCTGAGCCGGGAGGCGATTGCGGAGCTAGAGGTGCTGGTCGCACGATTCGAGGAATTGGGGCAAAGCGGCGAGCTGGTCGGGGTGATCCTGCTGTCGGGCAAGGACAGCGGGTTTATCGCCGGCGCCGATATTTCCGAATTCGACGCGATGAGTGATTTTTCGGTGCTGCCGGATGCGCTCAAGCGGACACATGCGCTGCTCGCCCGGATCGAAGGCCTGAAGATTCCCTTCGTCGCGGGCATCCATGGCTTCTGCCTTGGCGGTGGGCTGGAACTGGCGCTGGCCTGTCACTACCGCGTGGCGGTGAACGACGACAAGACGCGGATCGGCTTTCCAGAAGTTGGGTTGGGGATTTTCCCGGGCTTTGGTGGAACGGGGCGGTCGATCCGCCAGGCCGGGCCCGTGGATGCCATGCAGATCATGCTGACGGGCAAGATGCTGCGGGCTGGGGCCGCGCGGGGATTGAACCTCGTCGACAAGCTGGTGCGCCATCGCGACATGCTGCGATGGGAAGCGCGCAAGGCGGTGTTGCAGAAGCGGAAGTCCGGCGAGGCCGGGTTTGCCAAGAAGGTGATGGCGCTGGGGCCTATCCGCGCCTATGTCGCCAAGAAAATGCGGGAGGGGGCGGGCAAGAAGGCGCGGCCAGAGCATTATCCGGCGCCTTACGCGCTGATCGACCTGTTCGAAAAGCATGGCGACGACTGGAAGGCGATGATCGCCGGTGAGGTGGACGCGTTCGTCCCGCTGATGGGGAGCGACACGGCGACCAATCTGCGGCGGGTGTTCTTTGCCTCGGAGGGCCTCAAGAAGCAGGGCGCCAAGGGCGTCAAATTTGCCCGGGTGCATGTGATCGGCGCAGGTGTAATGGGCGGTGATATTGCCGCCTGGTGCGCGCTGCGCGGCATGAGCGTGACCCTGCAGGATCTCGACATGGCGCGGATCCAGCCAGCGCTCGATCGCGGCAAGAAGCTATTCAAGAAACGGCTCAAGAAAAAGCGCGAGGTGGATGCAGCGGTGATGCGGCTGGAAGCCGATCCCGAGGGCAAGGGTGTTTCGCGGGCCGATGTGATCATCGAGGCCGTGGTGGAAAAGCTCGAGGTCAAGCAGAGCATTTTTGGCGGGCTGGAAGACAGGCTCAAGCCGGGTGCGATCCTTGCGACCAATACCTCGTCGATCGAGTTGGAGCGCATTGCCGAAAAGCTGAAGGCGCCCGAGCGGTTGATCGGGCTGCATTTCTTCAATCCGGTGGCGCAGCTGCCGCTGGTGGAGGTGATCCGCTCGACGTTCAATACTGATGCCGAAATCGGCAAGGGTGCGGCTTTTGCGCTGGCAATCGGCAAGAGCCCGGTTGTGGTCAAGTCGGCGCCTGGGTTCCTCGTGAACCGTGTGCTGATGCCCTATATGCTGGGTGCGGTGGAGCGGGTGGAGCGCGGTGAGAGCCGCGAGTTGCTCGACGCAGCGGCGGTGGCTTTTGGCATGCCGATGGGGCCGATCGAGCTGATGGATACGGTGGGGCTCGATGTCGGCAAGTCGGTCGCGACCGAACTTGGGCATGCTGTGCCCGAGGGTAGTCAATTCGACCAGCTGGTGAAGGCAGGAAAGCTTGGCCGCAAGACGGGCGAAGGCTTCTACAAATGGGTAGACGGCAAGGCGCAAAAGGGCGAGACCCCCGCGCATGCCGATCTGGCCGGGCTGGGTCGTGAGCTGGTCAAGCCGCTGGTCGACATGACCGAAGTGGTCGTGGCCGAAGGCGTGGTCGCCAATGCGGGCCTTGCCGATATCGGCGTGATCATGGGAACGGGCTTCGCGCCGTTCCTGGGTGGACCGCTCAAGGCACGCATGGATGGGAGAGCATAA
- a CDS encoding long-chain fatty acid--CoA ligase, which translates to MTTLETAARSRPWIASYPEGIKWDARVDTRPVHEQVLAACAKDPSATALDFLGGTTSFGELARKITAFAGALQSQFGIKKGSRVAIMLPNTPFYPIVYYGVLRAGGTVVNCNPLYTVHELSHIAANAGADVMITLDLAQIYDKAEKLVEAGHVKSLIVCHFPNALPLVKKILFSVVKRKDLARLGRSAIRSNVTHFDDMIARGDTPSAVVIDPDKDIAVQQYTGGTTGIPKGALLTHANISANMSQINLWGDGLFLPPSKIVAVLPFFHIFAMTVCMNTPLSSGAQVVMLPRFELKALLDLLTRTRANVLPAVPTLLNAIARSDTVTADQLSSLEVCISGGAALPDEVRHAFSKKSKALLAEGYGLTEASPVVCCAALRKPSKPKSIGLPLPATDIRFVGVDSGKVVGTGEDGELQVKGPQVMPGYFNDDAATAEAFSHGWLRTGDVGHMDEDGYVFLVDRIKDLIICSGFNVYPRTIEEALMAHDAVEETNVIGVQDEYRGEAPIAFVKLRDGRTVTEEDLKKFLTERLNKIEMPKEIIFKDTLPKTLIGKLSKKELREEYAQARARK; encoded by the coding sequence ATGACGACGCTAGAGACCGCCGCCCGATCGCGCCCCTGGATTGCCAGCTACCCGGAAGGCATCAAATGGGATGCCAGGGTCGATACCCGTCCCGTCCATGAACAGGTACTCGCAGCCTGCGCCAAGGATCCCTCCGCCACGGCGCTGGATTTCCTCGGCGGCACCACCAGCTTTGGCGAGCTGGCCAGGAAGATCACTGCCTTCGCCGGCGCCCTGCAAAGTCAATTCGGCATCAAGAAGGGCAGCCGCGTCGCGATCATGCTGCCCAATACGCCCTTCTATCCCATCGTCTACTACGGCGTGCTCCGCGCCGGCGGCACCGTGGTCAATTGCAATCCGCTCTACACCGTCCACGAGCTCAGCCACATCGCTGCCAATGCCGGCGCGGATGTCATGATCACCCTCGATCTGGCCCAGATCTACGACAAGGCCGAAAAGCTGGTCGAGGCGGGCCATGTGAAGTCGCTGATTGTCTGCCACTTCCCCAACGCCCTTCCCCTGGTCAAGAAAATCCTCTTCTCCGTGGTCAAGCGCAAGGATCTGGCCAGGCTCGGCAGGTCCGCCATCCGCAGCAACGTCACCCATTTCGACGACATGATCGCGCGCGGCGACACGCCGAGCGCCGTCGTCATCGACCCGGACAAGGATATCGCCGTCCAACAATATACCGGCGGCACCACCGGCATCCCCAAGGGCGCCCTGCTGACCCACGCCAATATCTCGGCCAATATGAGCCAGATCAACCTCTGGGGGGATGGCCTCTTCCTGCCGCCCTCCAAGATCGTGGCCGTGCTGCCCTTCTTCCACATCTTCGCCATGACCGTCTGCATGAACACCCCGCTCTCGAGCGGCGCCCAGGTCGTCATGCTGCCCCGCTTCGAGCTCAAGGCCCTGCTCGACCTGTTGACCCGCACCCGCGCCAATGTCCTGCCCGCCGTTCCCACCCTGCTCAATGCCATTGCCCGGTCCGACACCGTGACCGCCGACCAGCTTTCGAGTCTCGAAGTTTGCATATCTGGCGGCGCTGCGCTGCCCGACGAAGTGCGCCATGCCTTCAGCAAGAAATCCAAGGCTCTCTTGGCCGAAGGCTATGGCCTGACCGAGGCCTCTCCCGTGGTCTGCTGCGCTGCCCTGCGCAAGCCAAGCAAACCCAAGTCCATCGGCCTGCCCCTCCCCGCCACCGATATCCGCTTTGTTGGCGTCGACAGCGGCAAGGTGGTTGGCACCGGCGAAGACGGCGAATTGCAGGTCAAGGGCCCTCAGGTCATGCCCGGCTATTTCAACGATGACGCCGCCACTGCCGAGGCCTTCTCGCACGGCTGGCTGCGCACCGGCGACGTCGGCCACATGGACGAAGACGGCTATGTCTTCCTCGTCGACCGCATCAAGGACCTGATCATCTGCTCTGGCTTCAATGTCTATCCGCGCACCATCGAGGAAGCGCTGATGGCCCATGATGCGGTCGAGGAAACCAATGTCATCGGCGTTCAGGACGAGTATCGTGGCGAGGCGCCCATCGCCTTCGTCAAGCTGCGCGACGGTCGGACTGTCACCGAGGAAGACCTCAAGAAATTCCTCACCGAGCGCCTCAACAAGATCGAAATGCCCAAGGAAATCATCTTCAAGGACACACTGCCCAAGACTTTGATCGGCAAGCTGTCCAAGAAGGAACTGCGCGAGGAATACGCGCAGGCGCGAGCCAGAAAGTGA
- a CDS encoding peptide ABC transporter substrate-binding protein translates to MKLTQTLTAVATAGAMALMMSTAASAVTLQLHNGGDPGTLDPHKASGDWENRVIGDYIEGLVTEDAAAQPIAGQAESWEISEDGKVYTFHLRDGIQWTDGEPVTAEDFVYAFQRLFNPATAADYAYLQFPILNAEAINSGEITDFDELGVKAIDDKTLEITLSASTPYFLDALTHYTAYPVPKHLVEEIGDDWTKVENIVANGPYKIVEWLPGSYVRSEKNEDYYDAANVQIDEVYYHVLEDQAAALNRYRAGEFDILTDFPADQYQWLQDNLPGEAHVVPFLGVYYYVMNQEEGEVLSDVRIREALSITVLRDVIGPDILGTGELPAYGWVPPGTNNYVEDAYAPEWASEPYEERVARAVELMTEAGYGPDKPLTLQLRYNTNDNHQRIAVALAAMWEPLGVKIELFNAETAVHYDALRSGDFQVGRAGWLLDYNDPSNTLDLLKTGTNQAGTMNWGNNYGRYSNEEFDGLLEQAANELDLTARGQLLADAEKIAMDEFAAIPIYWYVSKDVVSPKISGFQENAKNIFRTRWLSKSE, encoded by the coding sequence ATGAAACTCACGCAAACCTTGACCGCGGTCGCGACCGCCGGCGCAATGGCGCTGATGATGAGCACAGCGGCTTCTGCCGTGACGCTGCAGCTGCACAATGGCGGTGATCCCGGTACGCTCGATCCGCACAAGGCTTCCGGCGACTGGGAAAACCGTGTCATCGGCGACTATATCGAAGGTCTGGTGACTGAAGACGCTGCCGCCCAGCCGATCGCTGGTCAGGCCGAGAGCTGGGAAATCTCCGAAGACGGCAAGGTCTATACCTTCCATCTGCGTGACGGCATCCAGTGGACCGATGGCGAGCCGGTTACGGCCGAAGATTTCGTCTACGCCTTCCAGCGCCTGTTCAACCCGGCGACCGCTGCCGACTATGCCTATCTGCAGTTCCCGATCCTGAATGCTGAAGCCATCAACTCGGGCGAAATCACCGATTTCGACGAACTCGGCGTCAAGGCGATCGACGACAAGACGCTCGAAATCACGCTCAGTGCCTCGACCCCCTATTTCCTCGATGCGCTGACCCATTACACGGCCTATCCCGTGCCAAAGCACCTGGTCGAAGAGATCGGTGACGACTGGACCAAGGTCGAGAACATCGTTGCCAACGGCCCCTACAAGATCGTGGAATGGCTGCCGGGCTCCTATGTCCGTTCGGAAAAGAACGAAGACTATTACGATGCTGCCAATGTGCAGATCGATGAAGTCTACTACCATGTGCTGGAAGACCAGGCGGCAGCGCTGAACCGCTACCGTGCGGGCGAGTTCGATATCCTGACCGACTTCCCGGCCGATCAGTATCAGTGGCTGCAGGACAATCTGCCGGGCGAAGCCCATGTGGTGCCGTTCCTGGGTGTCTATTACTACGTGATGAACCAGGAAGAGGGCGAAGTGCTCTCGGACGTCCGCATTCGCGAAGCGCTGTCGATCACCGTGCTGCGTGACGTGATCGGGCCCGATATCCTGGGCACCGGCGAACTGCCGGCCTATGGCTGGGTCCCGCCGGGCACCAACAACTATGTCGAAGACGCCTATGCGCCGGAATGGGCCAGCGAGCCCTATGAAGAGCGCGTCGCCCGCGCCGTCGAGCTGATGACGGAAGCCGGTTACGGCCCGGACAAGCCGCTGACGCTGCAGCTGCGCTACAACACCAATGACAACCACCAGCGTATCGCAGTGGCGCTTGCCGCCATGTGGGAGCCGCTGGGCGTCAAGATCGAGCTGTTCAACGCCGAAACCGCGGTTCACTACGACGCCCTGCGTTCGGGTGATTTCCAGGTCGGCCGCGCCGGCTGGCTGCTGGACTATAACGATCCGTCCAACACGCTCGACCTGCTCAAGACTGGTACCAACCAGGCTGGCACCATGAACTGGGGCAATAACTACGGCCGCTATTCGAACGAAGAGTTCGACGGTCTGCTGGAGCAGGCTGCCAACGAGCTCGACCTGACCGCTCGCGGCCAGCTGCTCGCCGATGCCGAAAAGATCGCCATGGACGAATTCGCTGCCATCCCGATCTACTGGTATGTGTCCAAGGACGTCGTGTCGCCCAAGATCTCGGGCTTCCAGGAAAACGCCAAGAACATCTTCCGCACCCGCTGGCTCTCGAAGTCGGAATAA
- a CDS encoding acetyl-CoA C-acetyltransferase gives MAELRKVAIVGSARIPFARGNTAYADETNLSMLGTVLTGLADKFGLKGQKVDEVIAGAVIGHSRDFNLAREATLDAGLSPRTPGTTMQIACGTSLQAALVLAGKIASGEIDSGIAAGSDTVSDSPIVFGNKFQHRLLDVNKARSTGEKFKAFKGFSFGELTPVAPSVNEPRTGLSMGQHCELMAREWGITRQAQDELAVASHRNAAKAYDEGFHDDLLVSCAGLVRDNNVRADANLDKMSTLKPAFDKSSGQGTLTAGNSTPLTDGASAVLLASEEWAKERGLPVLAYLTAGRVAGNDFAHGEGLLMAPTIAVSEMLARKGLSFDDIDYFELHEAFAAQVLCTLKAWNDADYCRDVLGRETVMGAVDPQRINVKGSSLAYGHPFAATGARILGLTAKLLSTSPGSRALLSVCTAGGMGVAALVESAQ, from the coding sequence ATGGCCGAACTTCGCAAGGTCGCCATCGTGGGTTCGGCGCGCATTCCCTTTGCGCGCGGCAATACGGCTTATGCCGACGAGACCAATCTTTCCATGCTGGGCACGGTGCTGACCGGGCTGGCGGACAAGTTTGGGCTCAAGGGCCAGAAGGTGGATGAGGTCATTGCCGGGGCGGTGATCGGGCATTCGCGCGATTTCAACCTGGCGCGTGAGGCAACCCTTGATGCGGGGCTGTCGCCGCGCACGCCGGGCACGACGATGCAGATCGCTTGTGGCACAAGCCTGCAGGCGGCGCTGGTGCTGGCCGGCAAGATTGCCTCGGGCGAGATCGATAGCGGCATTGCCGCCGGGTCGGACACGGTCAGTGACAGTCCGATCGTTTTCGGCAACAAGTTCCAGCACCGGCTGCTGGACGTGAACAAGGCGCGCTCGACCGGCGAGAAGTTCAAGGCGTTCAAGGGCTTTTCCTTCGGCGAGCTGACGCCGGTGGCGCCTTCAGTCAACGAACCACGCACAGGGCTTTCAATGGGCCAGCATTGCGAGCTGATGGCGCGCGAATGGGGCATTACCCGCCAGGCGCAGGATGAGCTGGCGGTGGCCAGTCATCGCAATGCGGCCAAGGCCTATGACGAAGGGTTTCACGACGATCTGCTGGTGTCATGCGCCGGGCTGGTGCGGGACAATAATGTCAGGGCGGACGCCAATCTGGACAAGATGAGCACGCTCAAGCCTGCTTTCGACAAGTCGAGCGGGCAGGGAACGCTGACGGCGGGTAATTCCACGCCACTGACCGATGGCGCCTCGGCCGTGCTGCTGGCGAGCGAAGAGTGGGCCAAAGAACGTGGACTGCCGGTGCTCGCCTATCTGACGGCAGGGCGCGTGGCCGGCAATGACTTCGCCCATGGCGAGGGCCTGCTGATGGCACCGACCATTGCGGTCAGCGAGATGCTGGCGCGCAAGGGGCTGAGCTTTGACGACATCGACTATTTCGAGCTGCACGAGGCGTTTGCGGCGCAGGTGCTGTGCACGCTGAAGGCCTGGAACGATGCGGACTATTGCCGGGATGTGCTTGGGCGAGAGACGGTGATGGGCGCGGTCGATCCGCAGAGGATCAATGTTAAGGGATCGAGCCTGGCCTATGGGCACCCCTTTGCTGCGACCGGTGCGCGCATCCTGGGCCTCACCGCCAAACTACTGTCGACTAGCCCCGGCAGCAGGGCTTTGCTAAGCGTGTGCACGGCGGGCGGCATGGGTGTCGCGGCCCTGGTTGAAAGCGCGCAATGA
- a CDS encoding ABC transporter permease subunit, producing the protein MLAYAFRRVLSAIPIALIAVTICFFILRLAPGGPFDGERALPPTVLANLRAHYNLDQPLVVQYFIYVWRLIQGDLGPSMVIDGFRVSDLIRIGFPFTLTMALSAFVIATLVGIVAGMVAAVNQNKWPDYVLVLIVMIGVVVPNFLNAALLQLWFGVHLGWLPAGGWVSGSIAHLVLPVTVLAWPHAARISRLMRGSMIEVLGTNYVRTARAKGLRERLVLVRHAIKPALLPVVSYLGPGLSYLLTGSLAVEQIFGLPGIGKYFVTAALNRDYGIVLGTTILYMFIILALNLIVDLVYAWLDPKVRYH; encoded by the coding sequence ATGCTGGCCTATGCCTTTAGGCGCGTGCTTTCGGCCATTCCGATTGCATTGATCGCCGTTACCATCTGCTTTTTCATCCTGCGCCTGGCGCCCGGTGGCCCCTTCGATGGCGAGCGTGCGCTCCCCCCGACCGTGCTGGCGAACCTGCGTGCGCATTACAATCTCGATCAGCCGCTGGTCGTGCAGTATTTCATCTATGTCTGGCGGCTCATCCAGGGCGACCTCGGTCCCTCGATGGTGATCGACGGGTTCCGCGTCAGCGACCTGATCCGCATCGGCTTCCCCTTCACCCTCACCATGGCGCTGTCGGCTTTCGTCATCGCGACGCTGGTGGGTATCGTGGCCGGCATGGTCGCGGCGGTGAACCAGAACAAATGGCCTGACTATGTGCTTGTGCTGATCGTGATGATCGGTGTCGTGGTGCCCAACTTCCTCAATGCGGCGCTGCTGCAATTGTGGTTCGGCGTGCATCTGGGATGGCTGCCTGCGGGTGGCTGGGTCAGTGGCTCGATCGCCCATCTGGTATTGCCGGTGACCGTGCTGGCTTGGCCACACGCGGCGCGTATCAGCCGGCTGATGCGTGGCTCGATGATCGAAGTGCTGGGCACCAACTACGTGCGCACGGCGCGCGCCAAGGGCCTGCGCGAGCGGCTGGTGCTGGTGCGCCATGCGATCAAGCCGGCGCTGCTGCCGGTGGTCTCCTATCTCGGGCCAGGCCTCTCCTATCTGCTGACCGGCTCGCTGGCCGTTGAACAGATTTTCGGCCTGCCGGGGATCGGCAAGTATTTCGTCACCGCGGCGCTCAACCGCGACTATGGCATCGTGCTGGGCACGACCATTCTCTACATGTTCATCATCCTGGCACTGAATCTCATCGTTGACCTCGTCTATGCCTGGCTCGACCCGAAGGTGAGGTACCACTGA